One Pseudocalidococcus azoricus BACA0444 DNA segment encodes these proteins:
- a CDS encoding ABC transporter ATP-binding protein: protein MAEPLLVVESVYAGYVTDLDILQGINFQLFPQELVAVIGPNGAGKSTLGKTIAGLLSPRQGKITFQGQNITQLRPNQIVQRGIAYVPQIANVFRSLTIDENLEMGAFLRSQNIKKLKEKIFTAFPKLAERRKQRAGTLSGGERQMLAMGRAMMIDPQVMILDEPSAALSPRLVNDIFAKIKEINALGTAIILIEQNARTALGLSDRGYVLDTGKDKLSGPGQVLLNDPQVGELYLGGGKLS, encoded by the coding sequence CAGGGAATTAACTTTCAACTCTTTCCCCAAGAGCTTGTGGCTGTCATTGGCCCTAATGGGGCGGGAAAGTCAACCCTCGGAAAAACAATTGCGGGACTCTTATCACCCCGGCAAGGCAAAATTACGTTTCAAGGGCAAAACATTACCCAACTGCGGCCGAACCAAATTGTCCAACGGGGAATTGCCTATGTGCCTCAGATTGCCAACGTGTTCCGCTCCTTAACCATAGATGAAAACTTGGAGATGGGGGCATTTTTACGCAGCCAGAATATCAAGAAACTCAAGGAAAAAATTTTTACAGCCTTTCCAAAACTCGCAGAACGGCGCAAACAACGGGCTGGGACTTTATCCGGTGGCGAACGGCAAATGTTGGCCATGGGACGGGCGATGATGATTGATCCCCAGGTGATGATTTTGGATGAGCCTTCGGCTGCCTTATCCCCGCGCTTGGTCAATGATATTTTTGCCAAAATCAAGGAAATTAATGCTCTGGGAACTGCAATTATCTTGATTGAGCAAAACGCCCGCACCGCCTTAGGACTGTCTGACCGGGGGTATGTTTTAGATACTGGTAAAGATAAACTATCGGGGCCTGGGCAGGTTTTATTGAATGACCCGCAGGTGGGCGAACTTTATCTGGGTGGGGGTAAGCTTTCTTAA
- a CDS encoding potassium channel family protein: MNFSSLGLLRGMRKTNQQFAVIGLGRFGRGVCETLHNLGYEVLGTDREERLVAQVMLERLVDHALEIDSTDPQALKEAGIIEFETVVVAIGNHLEASVITTLNLKEAGVHHVVAKASSEVHKKLLERVGADLVVFPEYEAGCNLAHSLTRPAILDRFDLDPDQSIVEVRVPEQFDHKTVAEVGLRRHYGLNLVALICDNNVAVNPDPEQRLKKGAVMVVIGRNRDIDRLPL, encoded by the coding sequence GTGAACTTTTCCTCTCTTGGCCTCTTGCGGGGGATGCGGAAAACCAATCAACAATTTGCCGTCATTGGCCTGGGTCGGTTTGGCCGAGGTGTTTGCGAAACACTCCACAACTTGGGTTACGAAGTGTTAGGGACAGACCGGGAAGAACGGTTAGTGGCCCAAGTCATGCTAGAGCGGTTAGTGGATCATGCCTTAGAAATTGACTCAACGGATCCCCAGGCCCTGAAGGAAGCGGGCATTATCGAGTTTGAAACGGTTGTCGTCGCCATCGGAAACCATTTGGAAGCCAGTGTGATTACAACCCTGAATCTCAAGGAAGCCGGAGTTCACCATGTTGTCGCTAAAGCCTCCTCAGAAGTTCATAAGAAGCTGCTGGAGCGGGTCGGGGCAGATTTAGTGGTTTTTCCGGAATATGAAGCCGGCTGTAATTTGGCCCACAGCTTAACCCGGCCAGCTATTTTAGATCGGTTTGATTTAGATCCGGATCAGAGCATTGTGGAAGTACGCGTCCCGGAACAATTTGATCACAAAACCGTAGCGGAGGTTGGCCTGCGGCGACACTATGGACTGAATCTTGTGGCTTTGATTTGTGATAACAATGTGGCCGTTAACCCAGACCCAGAGCAACGACTGAAAAAAGGGGCCGTGATGGTGGTGATTGGTCGGAACAGAGATATTGATCGCTTGCCCCTCTAA
- a CDS encoding DUF2256 domain-containing protein, with translation MPKQRRKENLPTKICLVCQRPFTWRKKWADCWDEVKYCSDRCRNRRTQASNLDSK, from the coding sequence ATGCCTAAGCAACGCCGCAAAGAAAACCTGCCGACGAAAATTTGTTTGGTTTGTCAGCGGCCGTTCACCTGGCGAAAAAAATGGGCTGATTGTTGGGATGAAGTGAAGTATTGTTCAGATCGGTGTCGGAATCGTCGCACCCAGGCCTCAAACTTAGACTCGAAGTAA
- a CDS encoding type II toxin-antitoxin system RelE/ParE family toxin, with product MIDSFKHQGLEQFFASGTTRGIQAKHAKRIRMILARLNAATSPQDMNLPGLVLHELAGQRKGTWAVRVSGNWRITFTFDGVDASNVDLEDYH from the coding sequence ATGATAGACAGTTTCAAGCATCAAGGACTGGAGCAGTTCTTTGCATCAGGAACCACCCGAGGTATTCAGGCAAAGCATGCCAAGCGAATTCGGATGATTTTAGCCCGTCTCAATGCTGCGACTTCCCCGCAAGACATGAACTTGCCTGGATTAGTGCTTCATGAACTAGCAGGTCAACGCAAAGGAACCTGGGCGGTGAGAGTATCTGGAAACTGGCGAATTACGTTTACCTTTGATGGTGTTGATGCTAGTAATGTTGATCTTGAGGACTACCACTGA
- a CDS encoding HigA family addiction module antitoxin, with product MKMHNPPHPGEVLKELCLEPLNLTVTDAAEALGVSRKTLSAILNGRAGISPEMAIRLGKAFDTSPESWLNQQMQYDLWQAEQTVGKIEVKRLSLA from the coding sequence ATGAAAATGCATAATCCACCACATCCTGGTGAGGTGCTGAAAGAACTTTGTCTTGAACCTTTAAATTTGACGGTGACTGATGCTGCTGAAGCTTTGGGTGTAAGCCGAAAAACCCTGTCCGCTATCTTAAATGGGAGGGCAGGCATTAGTCCCGAAATGGCGATTCGATTGGGGAAAGCTTTTGATACATCGCCCGAAAGCTGGCTGAATCAGCAAATGCAGTACGACCTTTGGCAAGCAGAGCAGACCGTTGGTAAGATTGAAGTCAAACGTTTATCACTTGCCTAA